A single region of the Lotus japonicus ecotype B-129 chromosome 4, LjGifu_v1.2 genome encodes:
- the LOC130714123 gene encoding cullin-1-like isoform X1, whose translation MYYLNQPPVVNMDKCEKISNSFEEGWPLLEKAVDSLINQIEEAANLRLPVPDYMSCYTTVYNMCTGQLGDQNCKLLYGRYKEVFETYINSTVLTSLQGKKDGLLLIELLRKWSNYKLMTKWLSLSFCYLNRYYIPHKKLTSTEETSFLMFYDLLHKKINVQVADAVTAMIDQGRSGEQIDRTLVNNTLAMYSEIGVILRINNANDFLESLIGERVHRLPHPRILCKKEIFPGILTPSSKKIRLVSSDGDVFEVDYGVGVGLMSKTIEDAIKTNPAGGTESILVYPVSSKILTKVIEICKKYTEASDSNNKEGMSGVDIKDWDAEFIDVDNNTLLHLHICAKFLNIKSLLHLTNNAIADKVKGKAPMVIRQMFNIKDNV comes from the exons ATGTACTACTTGAATCAACCACCCGTTG TGAACATGGACAAATGCGAGAAAATCAGCAACAGTTTTGAGGAAGGGTGGCCTTTACTCGAGAAAGCTGTGGACAGCCTCATTAACCAAATAGAAGAGGCAGCCAACTTAAGGTTACCAGTTCCAGATTACATGTCCTGTTATAC AACTGTTTATAACATGTGTACAGGCCAACTGGGTGATCAGAATTGCAAGCTGCTCTATGGCAGATATAAGGAGGTCTTTGAGACATATATCAATTCCACA GTCCTTACATCTTTGCAAGGAAAGAAAGATGGACTGTTGTTGATTGAACTGCTGAGAAAATGGTCAAATTACAAACTTATGACCAAGTGGCTCTCATTGTCCTTCTGTTATCTTAACAGATACTACATCCCACACAAGAAGCTTACTTCTACTGAAGAAACTAGCTTCTTAATGTTCTATGACTTG CTACATAAGAAGATCAATGTACAAGTTGCGGATGCTGTAACAGCTATG ATTGATCAGGGACGTTCTGGAGAGCAGATTGACCGAACACTGGTTAATAACACATTGGCCATGTACTCGGAGATTGGAGTTATCCTAAGAATAAACAATGCAAATGACTTTTTAGAAAGCTTGATTGGAGAGCGTGTTCATCGTCTGCCTCACCCTCGAATTCTGTGCAAG AAAGAGATATTCCCTGGCATTCTAACCCCTTCATCAAAGAAAATCAGGTTGGTAAGTTCTGATGGAGATGTGTTTGAAGTTGACTATGGTGTGGGTGTGGGACTCATGTCAAAAACAATTGAAGATGCTATCAAGACCAACCCTGCCGGTGGCACTGAAAGCATTCTTGTTTATCCAGTGAGTAGCAAAATCTTGACCAAGGTAATTGAAATCTGCAAGAAGTACACTGAAGCTTCTGATTCCAATAACAAGGAAGGCATGTCTGGTGTTGATATCAAAGACTGGGATGCTGAATTTATTGATGTTGACAATAACACTCTATTGCATCTTCATATTTGTGCAAAATTCTTGAACATCAAGAGTCTGCTACACCTGACAAACAATGCAATAGCAGACAAGGTGAAAGGGAAGGCTCCAATGGTAATTCGCCAGATGTTTAACATTAAGGATAACGTCTAG
- the LOC130714123 gene encoding cullin-1-like isoform X2 codes for MDKCEKISNSFEEGWPLLEKAVDSLINQIEEAANLRLPVPDYMSCYTTVYNMCTGQLGDQNCKLLYGRYKEVFETYINSTVLTSLQGKKDGLLLIELLRKWSNYKLMTKWLSLSFCYLNRYYIPHKKLTSTEETSFLMFYDLLHKKINVQVADAVTAMIDQGRSGEQIDRTLVNNTLAMYSEIGVILRINNANDFLESLIGERVHRLPHPRILCKKEIFPGILTPSSKKIRLVSSDGDVFEVDYGVGVGLMSKTIEDAIKTNPAGGTESILVYPVSSKILTKVIEICKKYTEASDSNNKEGMSGVDIKDWDAEFIDVDNNTLLHLHICAKFLNIKSLLHLTNNAIADKVKGKAPMVIRQMFNIKDNV; via the exons ATGGACAAATGCGAGAAAATCAGCAACAGTTTTGAGGAAGGGTGGCCTTTACTCGAGAAAGCTGTGGACAGCCTCATTAACCAAATAGAAGAGGCAGCCAACTTAAGGTTACCAGTTCCAGATTACATGTCCTGTTATAC AACTGTTTATAACATGTGTACAGGCCAACTGGGTGATCAGAATTGCAAGCTGCTCTATGGCAGATATAAGGAGGTCTTTGAGACATATATCAATTCCACA GTCCTTACATCTTTGCAAGGAAAGAAAGATGGACTGTTGTTGATTGAACTGCTGAGAAAATGGTCAAATTACAAACTTATGACCAAGTGGCTCTCATTGTCCTTCTGTTATCTTAACAGATACTACATCCCACACAAGAAGCTTACTTCTACTGAAGAAACTAGCTTCTTAATGTTCTATGACTTG CTACATAAGAAGATCAATGTACAAGTTGCGGATGCTGTAACAGCTATG ATTGATCAGGGACGTTCTGGAGAGCAGATTGACCGAACACTGGTTAATAACACATTGGCCATGTACTCGGAGATTGGAGTTATCCTAAGAATAAACAATGCAAATGACTTTTTAGAAAGCTTGATTGGAGAGCGTGTTCATCGTCTGCCTCACCCTCGAATTCTGTGCAAG AAAGAGATATTCCCTGGCATTCTAACCCCTTCATCAAAGAAAATCAGGTTGGTAAGTTCTGATGGAGATGTGTTTGAAGTTGACTATGGTGTGGGTGTGGGACTCATGTCAAAAACAATTGAAGATGCTATCAAGACCAACCCTGCCGGTGGCACTGAAAGCATTCTTGTTTATCCAGTGAGTAGCAAAATCTTGACCAAGGTAATTGAAATCTGCAAGAAGTACACTGAAGCTTCTGATTCCAATAACAAGGAAGGCATGTCTGGTGTTGATATCAAAGACTGGGATGCTGAATTTATTGATGTTGACAATAACACTCTATTGCATCTTCATATTTGTGCAAAATTCTTGAACATCAAGAGTCTGCTACACCTGACAAACAATGCAATAGCAGACAAGGTGAAAGGGAAGGCTCCAATGGTAATTCGCCAGATGTTTAACATTAAGGATAACGTCTAG
- the LOC130713312 gene encoding uncharacterized protein LOC130713312 — protein MEDRIIGGGSVIRDHRGRCLVGCYSRENDNNAFKAEALASPDVLQLAWDRGFRKVICDVDCIDLVKVITDAEAVHRHSEYLVLSSICQLLAKQWDVKLNSFHRDSNVVADYLARRGANEIFPGFWIFDSLDPDIEYLLLKNLMSIL, from the exons ATGGAG GATCGGATAATAGGGGGTGGCAGTGTCATTAGGGATCATCGTGGTCGTTGTTTAGTGGGTTGTTACTCTCGGGAGAATGACAACAATGCTTTTAAGGCGGAGGCCTTAGCTTCGCCCGATGTGCTTCAGCTGGCTTGGGATAGAGGTTTTCGTAAAGTGATATGTGATGTTGACTGTATTGATCTTGTGAAGGTAATAACTGATGCTGAAGCGGTACATCGACACTCCGAGTATCTGGTGCTGAGTTCCATTTGCCAGTTGTTAGCTAAGCAATGGGACGTGAAGCTTAACAGCTTTCATCGGGATAGCAATGTTGTTGCGGATTACTTAGCGAGGCGGGGTGCGAATGAAATCTTTCCTGGGTTTTGGATTTTTGATAGTCTAGATCCGGACATTGAGTACCTTCTGTTGAAGAATTTGATGTCCATTCTGTAG